The region CTCGAGGGAATGATCATCGGCAGTGGCCATCCAGGTCTTCAGGACGTTAGCCAGTCGAACCTTGGCTTCGAGTGAGGCTGTGTTCCATGTCTCCGGGAGAGTGCTCACCGCCCGGGGAGTGAGTGCAGCCAAACTCTCTTCGGCCCGTTCTCTTGTCACAAAATCGGGATGATCCAGTTGCGAGAATAACTGCGTCACCTGCTGCTGAAGAGCTTCGCGTTCTGGGGCGGTCAGTGGTCGGGCATAAACGGGTGCTAAAGCCGAGACTGGTGGCTCGGGTTGAAATTCTGGCAGATCGTCTTCTTCGTCAGGAGTTGCGCTGAAAGGAGCACCATTTTGTGTGACCACCACTTTAGCTTGTGTCAGTCCCGGGATCACTGAAAGTGCTGGCAATTGCCCCCAGGCTGAATCGACCTGCCAACAGAAGACGCCCGCTATCAATAATCGAGAGCACCATCGGTGCTCAACAGCTTTGAACGTATTGATCCAAAGGATAGGTTTGCGGATTGCTGACTTGATTCTGCGTGCCATCGTCACTCCTTCAGCAATCTGCCATCCATGATCATTGGGAGATCAACACAAACAGCAAACTCCAACACAGGCTCCATCCGCAGAAAACCCGGGCCTACGAGTTAATGGAAGTTGCTCAAGCATTGTAAGCCTTCTCGCCACGGCGTAAATGCGCAGTTGTCGGATCGGGTGAAATTGTGAACCGAACTGTCGATCAGAAGAAACAAAAAACCTGGCAAACTGAGGGGACGTTCGCCAGGTCATTGAGCATACCGTTGGTTGAAATTGAGACGATCAACTGGCGTTATTCGGGTCGTCATAGTTGCGGGGTTCGAGTTCGCGCGAACTGATGTCAATGGCCAGCACGACCGTGCGTTCCTCTCCCCCATTGGGATCGATGGCCACAGCCGGTATCACCTGACGGCCGGGAAGCAGTTTCATCCGCAACTGAAAGCGGCCTTCAGGAGAGACCGGCGTTGGCTTACCCATCAGCGTTAAAATCGCCAGCGGATGTGTTGTGCCGTGAACGATCAACTCAGATTCCAGGTTCAACTGAAAGCTGGAAAGCAACGCTCCGGCACTGTTCTCACGCGAGTGATGTGCTGCCAGACTGGCAAGTTGAGAATCTGTCAGTTCGTTTTGATTCAGACGACCTTCGGCAGTTGTGACAGGCCAGTCGAGCAGAGAATTTCCATTACTTTCGCTGGCTTTCCCATGCTGGGCAATGGCTTCATCCATGTGCACCGTGCTGGATTTGGCCAGCGGATGAAATTTTGCTCCACTGCTGAAGCCAATGACAATCCGATACGAACGCCCGGGGCCATCGACATGCGTGAACCAGAGATGATCGCGCGAGCCGACCACAATATCTCGCACGATACTGTTCGAGCAGACCACAGAATCGTTGTCGGTCACATCGAGGAGTCTGAGTGTCGGCTTGGCTGTATGCCAGCTTTCCGCCATGGCGGACATGGCTCGATGCAGCGTCGCCTTCGAAAGACTCCAGCGAATCTGCAGCCATTGAGGATTCAATGGGCGGGCCTCGATCATATCATGAGGAGAATTGAGACATTCGTGCTCCCCATTTCCAACCTCTGAGTGTATTGGGCTGGCGGATTTCAGCTTCGAATTTGTGGTTCCAGAAAGCTTCTTGGGCTCACGTGCGACGACAGGAGTCGGCTTGTTCTTCGCCATCGAACTGGTGGCCGTTGATTGAAGGCTGGATTTCGAGGAACCAACTGCCAGGGTGGAATTCTGTGTGGTGGATTTGCTGGCACTGGATGGTGCTGTCTTCGAAGAGGCCGGGTTTGCTGTTCGACGGGAGGCTGCAGCCACTCGTTTTGAATTCACCTGCTTCGAACTCTCGCGGGAATCTGCCTCGGAGGACATCGCTGCCGGGGAGCGTTTGGATTTCGATGCCGGGATGAGCTTTGCTGAACTTCTGGAAGGGGTGGTTTTCACCTTCTGAGTTGTCCCGGTGGCCTGAAGTGACGCGCCAGTGTTTGTCACAGCTTTGGGCTTCGATGCAGTGGACGACTTAACTGTCGTCGAGCGGCTGACTTGCTTTGCAGTTGATTGACGGCTACCCGGTTTTGTGCCGTTCCGCACTTCTTGAGAAGACTTGGCAGCCGCCGGCGCGCCTTTTGTCCCTGTTCTCGAGCCAGCCCTGATACCTGAGGACTTGCCCTTCATGGCTTTCCCGGCTGTCGTTTGGCCAGATTTCGGTTTGCCAGATTTCGACGTGGAAGTGGCAGGTGGAGTGCGGTTGGACTTGGCGGAGGCTGGCATGGAGTCAGATTCCAGGAAGATCGAGGTTAAGT is a window of Planctopirus limnophila DSM 3776 DNA encoding:
- a CDS encoding DUF4912 domain-containing protein, with the translated sequence MIEARPLNPQWLQIRWSLSKATLHRAMSAMAESWHTAKPTLRLLDVTDNDSVVCSNSIVRDIVVGSRDHLWFTHVDGPGRSYRIVIGFSSGAKFHPLAKSSTVHMDEAIAQHGKASESNGNSLLDWPVTTAEGRLNQNELTDSQLASLAAHHSRENSAGALLSSFQLNLESELIVHGTTHPLAILTLMGKPTPVSPEGRFQLRMKLLPGRQVIPAVAIDPNGGEERTVVLAIDISSRELEPRNYDDPNNAS